The genomic window TGCTGATACCAATCTAATACTTAAAGAATATTACCATTTCCACTCGCTGACTGAGACTGATCCCCTGAAGATGAAATGAAGATGCCCTGGAGAAGTATACATTGGTCAAACAAAAGGGGTGGATGTTTAACCCAAGAAACTTCCGATGGATCCTGTATGGAAATGTAGAGCATATACCTGTTGACGAGCACGCTGAAGCTCTTGCTCTAGTTGAGTAAGTTTCAATCTACTACTCTCCAGGTTTTGGATATATGCCTGTCAAAGCCAAATGGTGAAATAGGCAGGGTTAAGATGATAACAATAAAGTTTGCCAACCAAATCTACCACTGAAGCAAAATCATGTGTTAGGCTCACAAAGATTGCCTAGCACAAATCCATGCTACGTAGTACTAAAGCTTTTGGATGAAATGATACCTCATACACTTTCTAAACGATCTACCATGCTACCACAGTATGTGAGCACATCACAAATGGAATCTGATATGAGTGAACATTTTAAGAATATACAGGCTCACCTTCTTTCTCAAACGGCTTTTCCTAGCAGCTTCACGGTTTTGGGCAAGACGGCGAAGTGACTGTTGGTAATGAAACTTATATCTTTAAACAATGGATCAGCATGTGACCAAAGCATCAGATATTTAGTGTTAACTGTACCTTATGATCTAATTTGTCCCTTGATTTGTCGCTAGAATCAGAAGCTGTGGGGGCAGCAAGCTGTCCTTGTTCAAACTGTTAAGAGGATAATCATTAAACCAATATCCTTCAGCATAAGCTGATCGCTCATACTAAAACAGTAAGCATAAAGAGAATTAAAAAAAACGCAACAGTATTTTTCAGCAATTGTGTTAATGAGAATTAAATTCAGTTAGTTATAGGCAACTAGGCTGCTACGtgtgaagataatggtgctactacTTGAAATGACATTGGCACCATCCTGGATACACATAGGACCTTTTTCCTCTCTCGAACACATATTATTAATAAGCACGTCGAAATGAAGCAAATGTCCAATCTTTAATTGCAAGGAAACAAACATTTTGGAAACAAAATTTCGATCTCCAAACCTGAGAGTATGAAAAGTTCAATATCGAGTGCGCAATCACAATGAGACAGTCTGACAAAAAATTGAGCTGAGAATAGTAGGTACCATTTGGTTGCGTTCATCAATGTCTATATCCGGATCCGTTGATGTATCAGTCCTAGGACTTGTATCAGCCATACTTGACTCTCCCCAGTTATCATTGTTATGAGTTCTTAAAGCTACTAGATTTGGTTGCACTCCCTTTTGCTGTAGTAGGGCCTGAGGATCAACTGCTGTtaccgctgctgctgccgccgccgtagTAGCTAGATCAGTCGGAGAAATGGACTGCAATTTGGAGTGCAAAAACTGCATCAATCCCTAATGTAGATGGAATAACACTTAATAATTGGGGCTCTGACTTGTCACTGGTACCTTTCCGTAATTTCCAAACTGAAGGGGGTCACTGGTATATGCATGTGTATTTGGCTTCAGATTGAATAAATTATCTGAACATCAGCAAACAAAGGAGAAACCAGTAAGCTTTAGTAATCATGAATATCGACGGTGCTACTCACTGAAATCTATATGAAGTTGTGAATTTTTCACAAGCAGAAAAGTGTACAGGGTCCATAATTAAAATCAGTGGAGCCGGTAAGTTTCTAGCGCTATCGATTGAGAAAAGAGCGACATACTTGTACTGAAATTAGCGAGATCTTCTATTCTGAATCCAGCAGAGTGGGCGAGCGCCCCCAAATCAGCAACTCGAGAAGGCTGCATGACGTTCACATTTGTTGGGCTGCAAGAAACTTTCACCACAGTCAAACAAAGCTaagaaaatagtactccctccgtcccaaattaagtgtctcaactttatactaactttagtacaaagttgcactaagcttgagacacttctTTTGGGACCGAGGGAGTATGAGCCTGCAACAAAGCCCTTCTCATTTCTTATTCTTGTCttgcatactccctccattccacaatgtagtgcctatagatttttgtggaagtcaaactttgccaactttgaccaagtgtatagaaaaaactgtctacatctacaataccaaacatatacattctgaaaatataactcacaatgtatccaatgatgtgcatttggtattctagatgtacctacttttctctatAAACATGATCAAAGTatgtaatgtttgacttttgtaaaaatttataggcactacattatggaacggagggagtatcacatAGTACTACTATATCCTATGCCCATCCCATACTGTCCATTCAGTAATTGCCATGGTGCATTCTATATGTTTTTTTTTCCTTTGGAAGAATCACCCTGCCATTCATTCAATTGCATCGGTCGCAGAATTATGTATCTGCACCAACCATCAAGAGGGACCGCTCGAACGTGTGATAAATATATTTGGTTCTGGTCCACAAACGCATACTAGCATagtttcttcaaaaaaaattctgAAGATCATGACAGACCCCCACCCACCCCACCCCCTACACGCACAATGTATTACACTCCTACACGTAGTAGTGCTTTGTTCAAATTATTACTCCATGAGTTTAACTTTAACCCCAAACGTGCATGCCCAACCTGCATGTGTTTTGCCTTTTTCTGAAGATCTGGACCTACCGGAGTACCACTGATTCCCAGAGATCAGTGATGAGCCCCCTGGAGAGTTAATGATGCACGCCCAAACGAATCAATGATACCTCcccaggcagcagcagcagcagcagcgagagCGAGGCCTCGCGGCAATCATTGCTCCTTCTTCTCCCTCCCGAGACGAGACACACGAACAGCAGCAACCAAATCCctgttactactactactagtgctactaGCAAAGCTGCTCTGCCCCTCTAATCATCACGGCACTCGAGCTAAAGGTCGCCACATGACACTCCACATCGACAAGAGCTAATCAGAGGGGAAAAGCGGCCCGCTTTTCCTTCCCGTCCTGGAAAGGAGCAGCAATCAGCGGCGCCCCGGCGCCATGATCAATTAAGTAATCGGCAATCAGGGCTCGTAATCGCACCGTGGAGCGCAGGAAAGCGAGTGAGACAACACGGAGACGGAGCATGCAGAAATGAGCGAGCAAGCAAATGGGACAAGGAAGAACTGGAGAGATGGGGTTggtcgcgggtggcggcgcggggactTACATGGTGTGCTGAGGAGCCCCGAAACCCGGCATCGGCCCGCGCGGgtcgcccgccgccgctgcggccgctgccggccctcctcctcctcgcctacTCTCCATCCGCCACCATCAACCGCCGTGCACCCCCGGTGCTGCTTCCTGGCGCATCACCCACCTCACACCGCCGAAGAGGAAGAAGCAAGGGGATTCCTTCTCCGACGCCGCCACTGTCACCAACAGAAGCGAGTCAAGAACggcagaggaagaagaacaaggtaGCTAGGATCTCTGAATGTCCTGACACTCTGATCAGTTGAGCAAGTAGCAGCAGTAACCTGACGGGACGGGGCTGCGAGGTGGTGGTAGTGGCCTCGTGTGGGTGAAGCCGTGAAGGGGGAGGCGGAAATGAGAGGAGGAACCGTGGAAGCTGGGAGAGTCCTCCACCGGCGACAGTGGCagaagagagggagggagggggagagctTAGCTTAGCGATGCAGCGCCTCGAATTCCGGCCATTTTTTTATGATGGCGCCTTGGTTTTGCGAGTCCCGCTAGAGGAGGAGTGACGTTTGGACCATAGCAATCTCTAGGCGGGAGTCATCCTCTGCCTCTGCACCACAGTGAGCTACTGTGAGGCAGTCAAGGCTCATCACTATGCCTGCCTGCTTAAGAATTTCCAAATGTACGTAAATTTGTATGGCCGCTTCAGGGCAACTATTTGAGATACTATTGAATAATTTGAGGATAATGAGAGGTAAAAAAGAAGGCGGTTTTACCGGCAAAAAAAAATGGCGTTTtttaccaatttttttttgaaatactccctctgttttatgtgCAAGTCCTCGGGGCTGACATACTATTGAAGAACATGAAGATAATGATATGTAAAAAGAAGGCAGGTTTAACCAAAAGTTTGAAATGCtccttctatttcttttctttttttgcgagaAGGCAGGTTTAATCAAAAGTTTG from Triticum aestivum cultivar Chinese Spring chromosome 3B, IWGSC CS RefSeq v2.1, whole genome shotgun sequence includes these protein-coding regions:
- the LOC543179 gene encoding transcription factor HBP-1b(c1), which gives rise to MESRRGGGGPAAAAAAAGDPRGPMPGFGAPQHTIPTNVNVMQPSRVADLGALAHSAGFRIEDLANFSTNNLFNLKPNTHAYTSDPLQFGNYGKSISPTDLATTAAAAAAVTAVDPQALLQQKGVQPNLVALRTHNNDNWGESSMADTSPRTDTSTDPDIDIDERNQMFEQGQLAAPTASDSSDKSRDKLDHKSLRRLAQNREAARKSRLRKKAYIQNLESSRLKLTQLEQELQRARQQGIFISSSGDQSQSASGNGAVAFDMEYARWLEEHNKHINELRAAANAHAGDDDLRKIVDSIMSQYDEFFRLKGVAAKADVFHVLSGMWKTPAERCFMWLGGFRSSELLKLLAGQLEPLTEQQLTGICNLQQSSQQAEDALSQGMEALQQSLAETLASGSLGPAGSSGNVASYMGQMAMAMGKLGTLENFLRQADNLRLQTLQQMQRILTTRQSARALLAISDYFSRLRALSSLWLARPRE